The nucleotide window TTGGTATGGGTTAACCTGATTTAATTTTACCCAGAAAGCTATTTATGGTGTCTTACAAGGTTATGAAATGAAATCATTCAACCTATGAAGCCGTAAATTTTTTCATATACCATGATTCTTTATGAGCAAACTAGGATATCGAATGGAAGAGGGTATCTGGGCAAAATAAAAAGAAGGTCCCTAAGGAACCTTCTTTTTTCGACAAGACTAATATTATAGTTTTGTTACGTTAGCAGCTTGTGGTCCGCGAGCGCCTTGCTCAACGTCGAAAGATACTTTTTGACCTTCGTCTAATGATTTGAAGCCTTCAGATTGGATAGCAGAGAAGTGTACGAATACGTCGTCTCCACCTTCGCGCTCGATGAATCCAAAACCTTTTTCTGCGTTAAACCATTTTACTGTACCTTGTTCCATTACTGTTACCTCCTAGTGCAATTCGCACAAATGTTACTATCCTTGCCCAAAGTGATCATTAAGACGAAATAATTTCTATCCTTTACACCGAACAAAAATAATTCTATTTCATCATATCAGATACTGGAATCAATAGCAAACACAAACA belongs to Mesobacillus sp. AQ2 and includes:
- a CDS encoding cold-shock protein; amino-acid sequence: MEQGTVKWFNAEKGFGFIEREGGDDVFVHFSAIQSEGFKSLDEGQKVSFDVEQGARGPQAANVTKL